A genomic window from Triticum urartu cultivar G1812 chromosome 7, Tu2.1, whole genome shotgun sequence includes:
- the LOC125524817 gene encoding uncharacterized protein LOC125524817 isoform X4, whose translation MCADVPPPAPSHRRRHHRPDLHHGPSHHLVAGASSRAELWEESLRKATELAQAVANALFSLPATEGCDGPVVRLPPPTNRLPREKHLRILHPVMFQLQSAVYPTGHYYVSMSIGDPAKPYFLGSPSLLDCLLCSPLFCNCTYTPMACSVICFLYSFVHVLCWLIHGEPSSSTLALVARDQHHELASFLAWFTSFGLF comes from the exons ATGTGCGCCGATGTTCCTCCTCCAGCTCCCAGTCACAGGCGCCGCCACCATCGACCAGATCTTCACCACGGCCCCTCGCaccacctcgtcgccggcgcgTCCTCCAGGGCAGAGCTGTGGGAGGAGTCCCTGCGGAAGGCCACGGAGCTGGCGCAGGCCGTCGCCAACGCCCTCTTCTCGCTGCCGGCCACCGAGGGTTGCGACGGCCCCGTCgtccgcctcccgccgcccaccaaTCGCCTACCCCGCGAGAAGCATCTGAGAATACTGCATCCCGTCATGTTCCAGCTCCAGAGTGCCGTCTATCCGACCGG GCATTATTATGTCAGCATGAGCATTGGGGATCCGGCCAAGCCTTACTTCCTGGGTAGCCCAAGTTTGCTTGACTGTTTGTTGTGCAGTCCTTTATTCTGTAACTGTACCTACACTCCCATGGCATGCAGTGTCATTTGTTTCTTGTATTCTTTTGTGCATGTGTTGTGCTGGTTAATACATGGCGAGCCTTCGTCAAGCACACTAGCCTTGGTTGCAAGAGACCAACACCATGAGCTAGCTTCCTTTCTTGCTTGGTTCACAAGT TTTGGATTATTTTGA
- the LOC125524817 gene encoding uncharacterized protein LOC125524817 isoform X1 — protein sequence MCADVPPPAPSHRRRHHRPDLHHGPSHHLVAGASSRAELWEESLRKATELAQAVANALFSLPATEGCDGPVVRLPPPTNRLPREKHLRILHPVMFQLQSAVYPTGHYYVSMSIGDPAKPYFLGSPSLLDCLLCSPLFCNCTYTPMACSVICFLYSFVHVLCWLIHGEPSSSTLALVARDQHHELASFLAWFTSVSQTIAMQELEFHLIECYLNHSVLL from the exons ATGTGCGCCGATGTTCCTCCTCCAGCTCCCAGTCACAGGCGCCGCCACCATCGACCAGATCTTCACCACGGCCCCTCGCaccacctcgtcgccggcgcgTCCTCCAGGGCAGAGCTGTGGGAGGAGTCCCTGCGGAAGGCCACGGAGCTGGCGCAGGCCGTCGCCAACGCCCTCTTCTCGCTGCCGGCCACCGAGGGTTGCGACGGCCCCGTCgtccgcctcccgccgcccaccaaTCGCCTACCCCGCGAGAAGCATCTGAGAATACTGCATCCCGTCATGTTCCAGCTCCAGAGTGCCGTCTATCCGACCGG GCATTATTATGTCAGCATGAGCATTGGGGATCCGGCCAAGCCTTACTTCCTGGGTAGCCCAAGTTTGCTTGACTGTTTGTTGTGCAGTCCTTTATTCTGTAACTGTACCTACACTCCCATGGCATGCAGTGTCATTTGTTTCTTGTATTCTTTTGTGCATGTGTTGTGCTGGTTAATACATGGCGAGCCTTCGTCAAGCACACTAGCCTTGGTTGCAAGAGACCAACACCATGAGCTAGCTTCCTTTCTTGCTTGGTTCACAAGTGTAAGTCAAACAATAGCAATGCAAGAACTAGAATTTCACCTAATAGAATGTTATTTAAATCATTCTGTTTTGCTTTAA
- the LOC125524817 gene encoding uncharacterized protein LOC125524817 isoform X3: MCADVPPPAPSHRRRHHRPDLHHGPSHHLVAGASSRAELWEESLRKATELAQAVANALFSLPATEGCDGPVVRLPPPTNRLPREKHLRILHPVMFQLQSAVYPTGHYYVSMSIGDPAKPYFLGSPSLLDCLLCSPLFCNCTYTPMACSVICFLYSFVHVLCWLIHGEPSSSTLALVARDQHHELASFLAWFTSQFGLF; the protein is encoded by the exons ATGTGCGCCGATGTTCCTCCTCCAGCTCCCAGTCACAGGCGCCGCCACCATCGACCAGATCTTCACCACGGCCCCTCGCaccacctcgtcgccggcgcgTCCTCCAGGGCAGAGCTGTGGGAGGAGTCCCTGCGGAAGGCCACGGAGCTGGCGCAGGCCGTCGCCAACGCCCTCTTCTCGCTGCCGGCCACCGAGGGTTGCGACGGCCCCGTCgtccgcctcccgccgcccaccaaTCGCCTACCCCGCGAGAAGCATCTGAGAATACTGCATCCCGTCATGTTCCAGCTCCAGAGTGCCGTCTATCCGACCGG GCATTATTATGTCAGCATGAGCATTGGGGATCCGGCCAAGCCTTACTTCCTGGGTAGCCCAAGTTTGCTTGACTGTTTGTTGTGCAGTCCTTTATTCTGTAACTGTACCTACACTCCCATGGCATGCAGTGTCATTTGTTTCTTGTATTCTTTTGTGCATGTGTTGTGCTGGTTAATACATGGCGAGCCTTCGTCAAGCACACTAGCCTTGGTTGCAAGAGACCAACACCATGAGCTAGCTTCCTTTCTTGCTTGGTTCACAAGT CAGTTTGGATTATTTTGA
- the LOC125524817 gene encoding uncharacterized protein LOC125524817 isoform X2, translating into MCADVPPPAPSHRRRHHRPDLHHGPSHHLVAGASSRAELWEESLRKATELAQAVANALFSLPATEGCDGPVVRLPPPTNRLPREKHLRILHPVMFQLQSAVYPTGHYYVSMSIGDPAKPYFLGSPSLLDCLLCSPLFCNCTYTPMACSVICFLYSFVHVLCWLIHGEPSSSTLALVARDQHHELASFLAWFTSTLGQPHVYFCQMYQLN; encoded by the exons ATGTGCGCCGATGTTCCTCCTCCAGCTCCCAGTCACAGGCGCCGCCACCATCGACCAGATCTTCACCACGGCCCCTCGCaccacctcgtcgccggcgcgTCCTCCAGGGCAGAGCTGTGGGAGGAGTCCCTGCGGAAGGCCACGGAGCTGGCGCAGGCCGTCGCCAACGCCCTCTTCTCGCTGCCGGCCACCGAGGGTTGCGACGGCCCCGTCgtccgcctcccgccgcccaccaaTCGCCTACCCCGCGAGAAGCATCTGAGAATACTGCATCCCGTCATGTTCCAGCTCCAGAGTGCCGTCTATCCGACCGG GCATTATTATGTCAGCATGAGCATTGGGGATCCGGCCAAGCCTTACTTCCTGGGTAGCCCAAGTTTGCTTGACTGTTTGTTGTGCAGTCCTTTATTCTGTAACTGTACCTACACTCCCATGGCATGCAGTGTCATTTGTTTCTTGTATTCTTTTGTGCATGTGTTGTGCTGGTTAATACATGGCGAGCCTTCGTCAAGCACACTAGCCTTGGTTGCAAGAGACCAACACCATGAGCTAGCTTCCTTTCTTGCTTGGTTCACAAGT ACGCTTGGTCAGCCTCATGTCTACTTTTGTCAGATGTATCAGCTGAACTGA